A region of the Haematobia irritans isolate KBUSLIRL chromosome 5, ASM5000362v1, whole genome shotgun sequence genome:
aaataaaattttgagaaaattttatatagaaataaaattttgacataattttatacaaattctatagaaataaaatttcgacaaaattttctatagaaaaaaaaattgacaacattttctatataaatcaaatttcgacaaaattttctatacaaataaaattttcagaaaattttctaaagaaataaaattttgagaaaattttatatagaaataaaattttgacataattttatacaaattctatagaaataaaattttgaccaaattttctatagaaaaaaattttgacaaaattttctatggaaatgaaattttgacataattttctatacaaataaaatgttctaaagaaataaaattttgagaaaattttatatagaaataaaattttgacataattttccatagaaaaaaatgtttacaaaattttctatggaaatgaaattttgacataattttctatacaaataaaattttctaaagaaataaaattttgaaatgaaattttgacataattttctatacaaataaaattttgcaaaaattttctatacaaataaaattttgacaatattttctatagaaataaaattatcgaaaattttttatagaaatacaattttgacatgattttatacaaattctatagaattaaaatgttgacaatattttctatagaaataaaattttcgaaaattttctatagaaatacaattttgacataattttatacaaattctatagaaataaaattttgacaaaattttctatagaaaaaaaatttttgacaaaattttctatagaagtaaaattttgacaaaattttctatagaaataaaattttgacaaaaattgtttagaaataaaattgttaaaaaaatctatagaaataaaatgtcgacaaaattttctatagaaatgaaattttgagaaaatgttctaaagaaataaaattttgacaacattttctatagaaataaaattttgagaaatatttctatagaaataaaattgttacaaaattttctatagaaataaaattttgacaacattttctatagaaataaaattttgacaaaattttctatagaaataaaattttgacaaaaatttttatatagaaataaaatttttacaaaattttgacaaaatgttctatagaaataaaattttgagaaaattttccataaaaacaaaatttttttgtagaaataaaattttgagaaaattttctatagacataaaattgttacaaaattttctatagaaataaaattgttacaaaattttctatagaaataaaattttgccaaatttgctgtagaaattcaatttagggaaaattttctttatagaaataaaatttggcaaaattttctgaattatatCTTCACCTTTGGGCAAAAAGTTTTTGACGTGGAATTCACTTAATCATGAAGTTGAATATTCATCCAGAGAAGGTTCTTTTgccatttgtaaaaaaattagctAGTCCACAAACCAAacaacaatatttatttatctaGCAAATACACAAACCATATATTTCGTCAAGTTTTTAGCTGGCAATGCTAAGCGCAAGTCTTGGAAACAGAATTATTATGAGAGTTGAATTTACAGAGTCTATTGAACAAGCAACCATTAAAACGGTAGATGGCAGTATGCGTAATATGTACTGTACCATAATTTTTACAATACAGTTCTGTCAACTTAACAGATACAATTCTGTAAAAAGATTCAGTTCTGCTAACAGTTACCGTTCTACTAACAGATACAGTTCTGTTAATAGAAACAGTTCTGTTATAATATAACAGCTACAGTGTGGCCACTCGCCACGAATTGTCGGCGATAAcaaaaatatcgataaatgtgtCCCATAAACAAGGTGTAAtatcgattatgtcttcgagcataaagggcaccttatacggtcggataaaccctgcgacacaacacgttgcggcgacaaatccgattgtataaggtcgtgttcggctgtcgcggtgacgtgttggcataaaatcaaaacaacttcgattttttctggttgggtggtacaaatcattgagtgtaaagggatgttcgacaaacattatcaaagacaaatttatttttacattaaaaacatgcatttctgcaatgaaattaatgatggatcgccaattgtggttgaaaattaaataaatatataaatctaaaccagtattgtggcaaaaacgtggaaaaattccacttccaatcaatgggaaaccaggcgacaagtattttgaaattcatcaagtaatttgtaatatattaaatgtggattacttcagaaatcattgttttgacacatataccaggattttttattatttccttccattttttcagtaaaaaatggtttcacccataaatcttcgtacaatttcattgtttgtttatgcttcttcttattttttcatgttgtcatcacatttgttcgtgcagtgtaagggcaaaacttgaacgaacacacaacaaatagacgaacctctgtcggagtgtttattcgaccgtctaaggtccgctcaatgtgcacaatatatgggatatgttcgacacgagcactgtcgtccggaataactgatagtctgtaaagcgcataagcgcATTATATGACGTAATTGAACGATAAATCTCAGTATGTGAGTTGACTTTAATCGACAAGAGTTTTTCTACGAGAATCGTATCTACCATAATCGATATTAGTGGCGGCGCAATCGTTGCAAATAGAACAGAGGGGATGTTATTTTGAAGAGAGGGGGTCATTGGGTCATTTCGGTTTGCTGCTGCTTGCTCCCtctgtttttatcaaaatgtcaagTTTTCGCAAACGAAATGTGCAAAAGCAAGTTCCTTTCACGATTTCCAGCCCACAAACTGGACAACTAATAACATCTAGTGGTAATCCATCATTGGACGTAATTTTGGGTAAGTGAGTGGTGGCTAAGCAACAATGCCAATGCAAGTAAAACTACGAATGTCAAATTCTAACATGtgggaaaacttaaaatttgccaaaacaaAATCGCCCAAAAATTCATACGACGAATTTTCCCATTTTCGCTTTCCCAAGATTTgcttatttggatttttttttttgttctaataCCCAAAAGTGATCTCTTTACAGGTGGTGGCTTACCCATTGGCTCAATATGCCTAATCGAAGAGGACAAATTTGTTACATACTCCAAAGTATTGGCCAAATACTTTATGGCcgaaggaattttgtcaaaacaaactGTATTCCTGGGGAGTTTAGATGACAGCCCAAAAGATGTTATATTGAAATTACCCAAACCTTTGGATGATACGGAACTCGAGAAAGATAAAATCGAAACCCAAATGGAGGTGGAAGGGAATCCAGAGATTGCCAAGAATAGCTTACGTATAGCATGGCGCTACAATGATCTACCCATGGTCAATTCGGAAAAGACCAACACCCAAATTGGCCATCATTTCAATCTAATGGAACAAATGGATAATTATATGCTTAAATACGCGGATACCATCACATGGTCCGATGATCCCTTGGATAATGAGATTGTGGTCAATCAAGATGACGATGAAGATGATGACGAAGAAGTTGTCAATCATTATGATAATGATAGTGATGCCACATATGTCATGGATTCCAGTAAAGATATGGAATTGGAAAATGTTACTAACgctacaaattcccttaatcccCCATACACCACCCCGGCAACAGATGATAAAAATGCTACTGGCTCTACAGAGACTTCATCATCGTTACCTACACCCCCACCACCCATATGCAAACCACCGGCAAAAACACAATTATTTGAAAATCCCAAATACTTTCGCCTTCTCAAGGAGATACAACAACTATTGCGAGATGATAAATTCCATTCGGGTGGTTTTTTGATAAAGAAGAGCTTGTGTCGTGTTTGCATAACATCATTGGCCTCACCTTTATGGTATGATGATAattatggtgaagatttattgaAGTTCTTGACAATATTACGTGCGGGTGTACGTTCATCAGTATCTGTGTGCTTTATTACAATGCCAATGCATTTGGTGGCCAAATATGTAAGTACAGTGagactttaatttaaaaaaaaaatacaatttttataaaagtttttatagaataaaattttgacaaaattttcggctcAACTGCAGTATGTGGGCCCCTCACCGAAttgcttaaaattaatatatgttgtgtCATTCGGTGAGCTGATTCCAACAAAGTGACCCATACCCGGGGAAGTACCCGAGTCTTGATATATAGCCCTCCAAAgggtcaataaaaacttgatatatctcttttgttttttcGCCAAACTAGACAAACTTGGTATCATATGTTGGCTAACGCAGACCCAAGGGGGaaagtagccggccttcggccgggatTTAAGACTTTCCCCTAtgaacagagtccaaagtgggctaacgcaaacACAAGGGGAGAAAATATTTcagtaataaaacaatttttttctactcaGAATAAAAGCTCAATAACATTGCtaaaaatggacctataaagaCATGTAGTACATCAATCGAAAAGCCAGAAACTAGGCTTTCAAGCTatgtataacaaaaaattagggtaaattttctttttatttatatctcccaaactaaattaaatattaaaaatatattttttgcgtaTAAAAGTGTTTGTCTAGATTGGACAAAAGAGATATATCAAGTTATTATTGACCCTTTGGAGGGCTATATCTCAAGACCCGGGTACTTCCCCCGGGTATGGGTCACTATGTTGGAATCAGCTCACCGAATGACACaacttatttaattttaagcagttcggtgaggggcccataaactgcagttgctccaaaattttgagaaaattttctacagaaataaaattttgacaaaattttctatagaaatcaaattttgaaaaaattttctataaaaataaaattttgacaaaattttctataaaaataaaattttgacaaaattttctatagaaataaaattttccaaaaaatttctatagaaataacatattgacaaaattttctacagaaataaaattttggtaaaattttctatagaaataaaattttggtaaaattttctatagaaataaaattttgacaaaatttctatagaaataaaattttgcaaaaattttctacagaaataaaaatttgacaaaattttctatagcaataaaattttgaaaaaattttctataaaaataaaattttgacaaaattttctataaaaataaaactttgacaaaattttctacagaaataaaattttgacaaaattttctatagaaataaaattttgacaaaattttctatagaaataaaattttgcaaaaaatttctatagaaataacatattgacaaaattttctacagaaataaaattttggtaaaattttctatagaaataaaattttgacaaaattttctatagaaataaaattttgacaaaattttctatagaaaaaaattttacaaaattttctataaaaataaaatttttacaaaattttctatagatataaaattttgacaaaattttctatagaaataaaattttaacaaaattttctatagaaaaaattttacaaaattttctataaaaatacaatttttacaaaattttctatagaaataaaattttttcaaactaacatattgacaaaattatctatagaaaaaaaaattacaaaattttctatagaaataaaattttgcaaaaaatttctatagaaataaaattttttcaaaataacatattgacaaaattttctatagaaataaaattttgtatagaaatataattttgacaaaatttcctatagaaatcaaatttgaacaagatttcctatagaaataaaatttttgacaaaattttctatagaaataaaatttttgacaaaattttctatagaaatagaattttgacaaaattttctatagaaataaaattttgacaaaattttctatagaaaaaaattttacaaaattttctataaaaattaaatttttacaaaattttctatagcaataaaattctgaaaaaatttctatagaaataacgttgaaaaaatttcaacagaaataacatacaaattttctataggaatacaattttgacaaaattttctatagaaataaattttgcagaaattgtcaaaaaaataacattttgacgatattttctatagaaataaaactttgcaaaaactttctatagaaataaaattttgagaaaattttctatagaaataaaattttgagaaaattttctatagaaataaaattttgacaaaattttctgtagaaataaaattttgacaaaattttctatagaaataaaattttgacaaaattttctatagaaataaattttacaaaattttctatagaaataaaattttggtaaaattttctatagaaataaaattttgacaaaattttctatagaaataaaattcggacaaaatttcccatagaaataaaatttttgacaaaattttctatagaaataaaattttgacaaaattttctataaaaattaaattttaacaaaattttctatagaaatagaattttgacaaatttttctatagaaataaaattttctatagagaaaaattttacaaaattttctataaaaataaaatttttacaaagttttctatagaaataaaattttggtgaaattttctatagaaataaaattttgtaaaattttctatagaaataaaattttgacaaaattttctatagaaataaaattttgagaaaattttctatagaaataaaattttgagaaaattttctatagaaataaaattttgacaaaattttctatagaaataaattttacaaaattttctatagaaataaaattttggtaaaattttctatagaaataaaattttgacaaaattttctatagaaataaaattcggacaaaatttcccatagaaataaaatttttgaaaaaattttctatagaaataaaattttgacaacattttctataaaaattaaattttaacaaaattttctatagaaatagaattttgacaaatttttctatagaaataaaattttctatagagaaaaattttacaaaattttctataaaaataaaatttttacaaagttttctatagaaataaaattttggtgaaattttctatagaaataaaattttgtaaaattttctatagaaataaaattttgacaaaattttctatagaaataaattttgcaaaaattgtcaaaaaaaaaataaaattttgacgatattttctatagaaataaaatttttgtcaaattttctatagaaataaaatttttgtcaaattttctatagaaataaaatttttgtaaaattttctatacaaataaaattttgacaaaattttctatagaaataaaattttgcaaaaattttctatagaaataaactttgcgaaagttttctatagaaataaaattttgagaaaagtttctatagaaataaaattttgacaaaattctctatagaaataaattttgcaaaaattgtcaaaaaaaatgacgctattttctatagaaataaaattttgcaaaaaatttctctagaaataacatattgacaaaattttctatagaaataaaattttggtaagattttctatagaaataaaattttaacaaaattttctatagaaaaaaaattgtgcaaaaatttttttatagaaataaaattttgagaaaattttctatagaaataaaattttgagaaaattttctgtagaaataaaattctgatgaaaaatttctaaagaaataatatattgacaaaattttctatagaaataaaattttggtaaaattttctatagaaattaaattttgacaaaattttgcaaaaatttcctatagaaataaaattttgagaaaattttctatggaaataaatttttgtcaaaatgttatatggaaataatatgGTTATTTTTGAGGCTAAATACTTAACGAATCACCCTACTAGAATACTAATAATCCAATATATAATTTGttgtttaaataattttccTTTCTTCCATTTAGGATGAAACATTGGttccaaaaattcgcaatttggtTGATTATGCTATTGAACTGGAATCATTTGCTGGCTCTGACAAAGAAACAAATCCAGCTTTCAAGGAATACCATGGATTAATACATTTACGCAAGATAACAGCTATTAATACATTAAGTGCCTATATGCCAGAGACCACAGATTTGGCATTCAAATTGAGGCGCAAGAAATTTGTAATAGAGAAATTGCATTTGCCTCCAGGTatgtaaattgaattgaaatcatATATAAGCAGTTAATtaaattgtttcatttttttacagaattacAAGAGGATAACAATGCCATGGATACACAACCAACATTAAGCTGTGGCAGTAATACCAGTCCAAAAAGTAACAACTCATTggatttctaaaaaaacaataagaaaaaacagctttaattaaattataacaacaacaactgaaAGTACAAGCAACAAGTTAACCAGCTGAAAGCGACCACAACAAACACCTACAACAATACAACAAGTCTTTCAATATCcacttattttttttacaaaagacCATAGAATGCATTACAATTAAGTGCATCCATCCGAAAGGTCATATCTTTGGTATAGACAAACGccgttaaattaaatttgagcgTATTGTATACAAAAaggatttaaaaaatctaaaagaaaatatgtccatttaaaaatattttgtaatttcttttgaaataaaaactctTGAAATTTCTGCGGAGTTTCACTATTGTGTCACAATTGCATATATATACtatgttaacaattttttcattgtagCCCCCTCCCACATACGTATTTTACATAAACATTACCATTTGATTTTTATCCAATATTCTTGgccaatttgttttttattgagaaaacgttattttcttttcaaatttattttctatgtatATTATAAAGTGTATTCATACCCATTCATTATAAATGATTTAAATCAAGTCCAATAAATCCaacaaatattgtataaataatataaggaatgttatttttttattgtccaAGTCtggcatcacgtaccaaatatcaaccattTCGGACAAAATTAGTTCTCCAAGTGGCCCCCAAGTCAAATGGGGAcatcgatttatataggggctatacctaaaagttgtCCGATATCGACATCGTTAattcgactccgaatttcaccatcAGCAAGGGTACATATTCTGTATGGGATcagagatcaatatttcgatgcattacaaacggaatggtaaAGTTAGTATACTGCCCATCTaccaaaaactattgacatggaagccaccgtgatgcaatggttagcagacccaccttgcatacaaaggtcgtgggttccatTCCAGTTTCGACCGGACACCataaaagttttcagcggtggattatcccctctccgtAAGTGATTTCACCGCAGTGTGAAACGCCATTCGCACTCGACTACAAAGAGTATGTTCCTTGacattgagctcaacatggaatcgggcagcactcagtgataagagagaagttcactgaatagtctaagtgatcctgaaatAGCGGCCAACCACTACACGTAAccgaattttttttcctatagacaattattttgtcaaaattttatttctatcgaaatttttttcaacattttatttcaatagaaaaatttgtcaaaattttatttccattgaaaattttgccaaaattttatttccatagaaaattttgtgaaaatttcatttcaatagaatatttgtcaaacttttatttctatagtaaattttgtcaaaattttatttatctagaaaattttgtcaaacttttatttctatagaaaatttgtcaaacttttatttctatagtaagttttgtcaaattttaaattctatcgaaaattttgtcaaaattttatttctatagcacatttgtcaaacttttatttctatagaaaattttgtcaaattttaaatgcaatcgaaaattttgtcaaaattttatttgacaaaatttgtgaaaattttatttctatagacaattttggtcaacattttatttctacagaaaattttatcaaaattttatttccacagaaggttttatcaaaattttatttctatatataattttgtcaaaattttatttctatagaaactgttgtcaatattttatttctatagaaaattttgtcaaaattttatttctatagaaaattttggcaaaattttatttctatagaaaattttgtcaaaattttatttctatagaaaattttgttaaaattgtatttatataaaaattttgtcaaaattttatttctatagaaaattttgccaaaattttatttttctagaaaattttgtcaatattttatttctttagaaaattttgtcaatattttatttctttagaaaattttgtcaatattttatttctttagaagattttgtcaaaattttattttaacagaaaattttgtcacaattttttttttccacagaaaattttattaaaattttatttctataaaaaattttatttctatggaaattttttcaaaattttatttctatagaaaattttctcaaaattttatttctttagaaaattttatttctatagcaaatttgtcaaacttttatttctatagaaaattttgtcaaaatttaatttctatagaaaattttgtcaaaattttatttccacagaaaattttggcacaattttatttatttatttattttatttgacaaaatttgtgaaaattttatttctatagacaattttggtcaacattttatttctacagaaaattttatgaaaattttatttccacagaaagttttatcaaaattttatttctatatataattttgtcaaaattttatttctatagaaactgttgtcaatattttatttctatagaaaattttgtcaaaattttatttctatagaaaattttggcaaaattttatttctatagaaaattttgtcaatattttatttctttagaaaattttgtcaaaattttatttctatagaaaattttgttaaaattgtatttatataaaaattttgtcaaaattttatttctatagaaaattttgccaaaattttatttttctagaaaattttgtcaatattttatttctttagaaaattttgtcaatattttatttctttagaaaattttgtcaaaattttatttctatggaaatttttttaaaattttatttctatagaaaattttctcaaaatttaatttctatagtaaattttgtcaaattttaaattctatcgaaaatttcatttctatagaaaattttctcaaaattttatttctatagaaaattttgtcaaaattgtatttctatagaaaattttatttcaatggaaattttttcaaaattttatttctatagaaaattttcacaaaattgtatttctatagaaaatttgtcaaacttttatttctgtagtaaattttgtcaaattttaaattctatagaaaattttcacaaaattttatttctatagaaaattttgtcaaaattttatttccatagaaaattttgtcaaaattttatttccacagaaaattttgttaaaattttatttctataaaaattttgttaaaattttatttctataaaaattttgtcaaaacttcattcctatagaaaattttgccaaaatttgatttctatagcaaatttgtcaaacttttattactatagaaaattttgtcaaaatttcatttctatagaaaatttagtcaaaattttatttccacagaaaattttgttaaaattttatttccataggaaattttgttaaaattttatttccataaaaattatttcaaaattatattctttggaaaattttgtcaaaattttatttctataaaaaattttatttctatggaaatttttttaaagttttatttctatacaaaaattttgtcaaaattttattgctatacaaaaatttagtcgaaattttatttctatagtaaattttgtcaaaattttatttctatagaaaattttatttctatggaaattttttcaaaattttatttctatagaaaattttcacaaaattgtatttctatagaaaattttgtcaaaatttatggtCATATGACCAGTGattccaatttggtgctttttgacatttgggagttggcatcactttTTCAAATGTAATTAGATGGAAACGGAAACTTGTACTCACCAAATTCCATTGGGTAAAGAAATGAGAACAAAAGTTAAGAGCATTCCGTGCATTGAACTCTACAAAAACAATTTCtcctattttgatagaaatatatatttgtactcccaatttggagaaaatctctTTTGCTCAAAGAGAATTTCATGCAAAAATGGAttttacaaaaaacaacaacaacgtatTGTGCTGCTAGCAGCGCAGTAATGATTTTGGCGGGCTTTTTTGCCATATTCTTGGAAAAAGAGAGAGAAAACGTTCTTGTATATAATGTAAACGGAAAGTTGCAAATTGTGCAAGTAAATTGAAGCTAAAGCAGGcaggaaaaaatattctagaatGAAACGCAGTCTCTATTATTCAAAAAATGTCtgagaataaatatttttttttcctatcAATTATTAGGAAATAACATAACATAGGCACCAGTATTgaaaattaatgcaaaaaaaaataataataaccattAATAATAAATTGTCGTATAATGGAATAACAAAacgttttgttttataatttactAAATCTATATGTTCAGTATAATCAATGAATGTAAATCTAACATATATGTATTCGCTTATAACTCACCTCAAAATCGTCGTTTATATCAATTCTTAGTATATTCTATTgaattcacttt
Encoded here:
- the Elp4 gene encoding elongator complex protein 4; amino-acid sequence: MSSFRKRNVQKQVPFTISSPQTGQLITSSGNPSLDVILGGGLPIGSICLIEEDKFVTYSKVLAKYFMAEGILSKQTVFLGSLDDSPKDVILKLPKPLDDTELEKDKIETQMEVEGNPEIAKNSLRIAWRYNDLPMVNSEKTNTQIGHHFNLMEQMDNYMLKYADTITWSDDPLDNEIVVNQDDDEDDDEEVVNHYDNDSDATYVMDSSKDMELENVTNATNSLNPPYTTPATDDKNATGSTETSSSLPTPPPPICKPPAKTQLFENPKYFRLLKEIQQLLRDDKFHSGGFLIKKSLCRVCITSLASPLWYDDNYGEDLLKFLTILRAGVRSSVSVCFITMPMHLVAKYDETLVPKIRNLVDYAIELESFAGSDKETNPAFKEYHGLIHLRKITAINTLSAYMPETTDLAFKLRRKKFVIEKLHLPPELQEDNNAMDTQPTLSCGSNTSPKSNNSLDF